The DNA window GAACCCCGCGACCGTGGGCAGTGGGGAGCCGCCGAAGGCGCCGGCTCCACCCAGGCTCGCTCCACCCGCCATGGCCTCAGTCCCCGTGGAAGGTGGGCGTGCTCCCCGACATGTACTCGCGCTTCGCCTGGCGCGTCATCATCCAGTCGATCATCTCGCGGCCGGCGTAGGCCAGCTCCGAGAACAGCGTGTCGAGGCGCGCGGTGAAGTAGTTGTACAGCCACACCGCGGGGATCGCGGCCACCAGGCCGATGGCCGTGGCGATCAGCGCCTCGGCGATACCCGAGGAGACCGCCTCGAGGCCCGCGCCGCTCTCGCCCATCCCCATGAAGGCGTTCACGATGCCGAGCGTGGTGCCCAGGAGCCCCACGAACGGCGCCGTGGCGCCCACCGTGGCCAGCAGGCCCAGCCCCGACTTCAGGTCGTTGGCCAGCAGGATCTGCTCGCGCTCCACCGAGCGCTCGGCCGAGACGATGGCCGCGCCGGCGGCGCGGGGGTCGTCCAGCAGCGGCGCCACCTCGCGGAGCGACTCGCCCAGCACGCGGGCCACGTGCGAGTTGGTGTACTGGTCGGCGGCGGCGAGGGCCTCGGGGATGTTGTCGTTCTCCAGCGCCTGGGAGAACACCGGCGCGAACGCCTTGGTCGCGCGGGCCATCTTCCGGAACCGCAGCCACTTGGCCACGGCCACGGCGAGCGAGATGATGCTCATGCCGATCAGGATGAACACGATCGCCCGGTTGATGGGACCGGTGTCGGCCCAGATCTTTCCGATGTCCAGCTGGATGACCATGCTTGGGTTCTCCTCCGCGCGTCCTCGCGCTTACCTGAAGTGATGGACTGACTCCCGGGCGGCGCCGTGCCGTGGCGGCCCCGCCGCCTCCCTCACCCCGCTCCCTCCGGGGCCGCCCCGAGCGGGCGGCCCGCCTGCAGACCCGGCCCTTACGACTCCAGCTGGAACGTAACCGGCAGGGTGACCCACACCTTCACCGCGCGCCCGCCCACCTTGGCGGGGCGGAACCGCATGCGCTCCACCACCCGCTTGGCCGCGTCGCCGAAGGCGTCGTGGGTGGCGTTCTCCACCTGGATGCTCGCCGGGTCCACGCGGCCGTCCTCCATCACGCGCATGCGGATGGTCACCTGGCCGGTGACGCCGGCGTCGCGCAGCAGCGGGGGGTAGTTGCGCGAGATCTGCCGCGCCACGTCGTTGCGGTTGGAGAGCTCGGGGAGCTCCTCCACCGCGCTCATCTCGTAGGTCCCCTCGTCGGCCGGCGCCTCGCGGTCGGAGGCGTCCTGCGCCACGCCGCCCTCGACGCCC is part of the Longimicrobium sp. genome and encodes:
- a CDS encoding MotA/TolQ/ExbB proton channel family protein, which produces MVIQLDIGKIWADTGPINRAIVFILIGMSIISLAVAVAKWLRFRKMARATKAFAPVFSQALENDNIPEALAAADQYTNSHVARVLGESLREVAPLLDDPRAAGAAIVSAERSVEREQILLANDLKSGLGLLATVGATAPFVGLLGTTLGIVNAFMGMGESGAGLEAVSSGIAEALIATAIGLVAAIPAVWLYNYFTARLDTLFSELAYAGREMIDWMMTRQAKREYMSGSTPTFHGD